The DNA sequence GGTGTCGACGTAGCGGTCCTGTCGGGGCGCGGGCCAGTGCACCAGGTACAGGTCGACCCGGTCGAGGCCGAGCCGGTCCAGGCTCGCGTCGAACGCCCGCAGCGCTTCGTCGTAGCCCTGGTCGGAGTTCCACAGCTTGGTGGTCACGAAGACGTCGTCGCGCGGCACGGGCGAGTCGGCCACGGCGCGGCCGACCGGTTCCTCGTTGCGGTAGGCGGCGGCCGTGTCGATGCTGCGGTAGCCGACCCGCAACGCCTCGGTCACCGCGTCGTAGGTGTCCTCAATGGACACCTGGAAGACGCCGAAACCGAGCTGCGGCATGGTGACGCCGTTGTTCAGGGTGATGGTCCTCATGGCCCCATGATGCCCGCTGTCAACGGTTCCCACGTGCTGGAACGCGTTGACGCGCGTCACGCCGCACTGGTCCGATCACCCCGTGACGGCATTGCCCGAGGTGACCGGCTTCGACGGGACGGACGTCGAGGTGACCGTGCTCATCCGCGTCTCCGCCCCCGGCACGCGGGTGGCGGACACGGCGGGGCGGCTCGCCGCGGCGCTGCGCTCGGCGCTGGACCTGCCGGGCGCCGACGTGGTGGTCGACCTGCCGGTCGTGCGCGCCGACCCCCTGCTGCGGATCCTGGTCGACTCGCGGCGGGTGCTGCACCGGGGCGTGCCGGTGGAGCTGACCAGGCTCGAGTTCGACCTGCTGCACCACCTGTGCGCCAACCCGCGCGTGGTGCACCGGCGGGCCGCCCTGATGGCGAGCGTGTGGGGCACGACGAGCACCGTGGACACCCGGACGGTGGACGTGCACGTGCGGCGCATCCGGCACAAGCTGGGTGAGGCGGCGTCCGTCATCACCACCGTGCGCGGCGTCGGGTACCGGGTGGACCACGCGGGCGAGGTCGTCGTGGAGCGGCACGCCCCCGCCGGGTGACCGGCGTCAGCCGACGAGCGCCACCCGTCGTTCCACCTCGGCGGGCAGCGGGCGGCGGTGGCGGACGACCGCGGGCAGCCTGCGGAGCGCGGCGACCAGTGCCGCGCCCGCGTCCCGGTCCCGCAGGGCCCGCCCGGCCAGCGCGAACGTCTCACCGAGCACCACCGCGGCCGGGCGGCGCAGCCAGGTGGTGAGCAGGTCGTTGCGCATCTCGACGCGACGCCGCCACGCCGTCGGCGGCCGGGACGACGACGGCTGGTGGTGCGCCACGACGGCGTCCACGTAGCAGCACGCCCAGCCGGACGCGGCCAGGTCCCAGGAGAAGATGCGCTCCTCACCGGGCCAGAACAGCACCGGGTGGAACCCGCCCACCCCCAGGAACGCCGACCGGCGCACGATCGCGCCGCAGCACACGAATCCCAGGACGGACGGTCCGGGCAGGTCGTCGTCACGGCCCAGCGGCGAACGGGCCATCTCCGCGCACACGGGGTCCAGCCGGCCGTCGGGCTCCACGACCGTGCGTGCCGCGACCAGCCCCAACCGGGGGTGCCGGGCGAACAGCTCCTCGGCGCACGGCACCGCGCCGGGCGCCCACCA is a window from the Saccharothrix saharensis genome containing:
- a CDS encoding winged helix-turn-helix domain-containing protein yields the protein MTALPEVTGFDGTDVEVTVLIRVSAPGTRVADTAGRLAAALRSALDLPGADVVVDLPVVRADPLLRILVDSRRVLHRGVPVELTRLEFDLLHHLCANPRVVHRRAALMASVWGTTSTVDTRTVDVHVRRIRHKLGEAASVITTVRGVGYRVDHAGEVVVERHAPAG
- a CDS encoding glycosyltransferase family 2 protein — translated: MVSQTTVVIATRDRADDLVRTLTRLAELRVPVVVVDNGSSDDTVARVRREFGQVEVLALGRNEGALARNHGVRHATTPYVAFSDDDSWWAPGAVPCAEELFARHPRLGLVAARTVVEPDGRLDPVCAEMARSPLGRDDDLPGPSVLGFVCCGAIVRRSAFLGVGGFHPVLFWPGEERIFSWDLAASGWACCYVDAVVAHHQPSSSRPPTAWRRRVEMRNDLLTTWLRRPAAVVLGETFALAGRALRDRDAGAALVAALRRLPAVVRHRRPLPAEVERRVALVG